In Spirochaetota bacterium, the genomic window TGGGTCACATCGATCGACATTGCCGCGCGGGTAACGGTAACGGTACGCTGGGCGGCGGTCGTCGGAAGCAGCAAGCTGTGATCGGGCACCGGAACAGATGATACCATCCGTGATGTTCGCGAGCAGGAATGCCGGCAAGCGCTCTGAGATAGCGCGCCTCCTTACGGGCGTCATCCCCGATGTGCGTATGCTCGATGGCGCTGCCCCCGACGTTGCCGAGACCGGTGAGACGTTCTTCGATAATGCGCTCCTGAAAGCGCGTTCCGCGTTCTCGGTGTATCGCATGCCGTCGCTTGCGGACGACAGCGGCCTTACCGTCGATGCGCTCAACGGCGATCCGGGCGTGCGTTCTGCCCGCTACGCCGGACCGAACGCATCCGATGAGGACCGCGTGAGAACACTGCTCGATGCCATGCGCGGTTTCGGCCATGCACGCCGGTACGCACAGTTCCGCTGTACGCTCGTGCTCATGCTGAGCGATTCGCTCTATGCTTCGTTCGAGGGCATCGTGCACGGGCGCATCATGGATTCGCCGCGCGGGAAGAACGGATTCGGCTACGATCCGATATTCGTGCCGAACGGGTACACGCGTACGTTCGCCGAAATAGAGGCCGATGAAAAGAACTATCTCAGCCACCGCGGCATGGCGGTGCTCAAATGCCGGCGGTTCCTGACCCGGCTTCAGGGATAACGAGTGCATATCGTACGAACCTATCCGAACATATCATCGTACCGCCATTTTGAGGAGTACGTGAAAGAGCTTGCGCGCGACGGGGGATACAATGTCGTGCGCGGACTGACGCTGCTCTATCGGCTGGTGCACTTCAAGGAAGAGCGTATCCTCATCCTGAGGGCGCTCATTGACTGCAAAAAGGAGAAAACGCTCCTTGAAACGCTCGTGGCACTGTCGCATACCGACGATTTGGACGAATTGATCATCATACTGAAGGGGCTGTATCGGTTCTGCGACAATATCTTCTTTCCGCGGCTCTGCGAGCTTATACGGTCAGCAAAGCATGCCGATGTGCTCGTGCACTGCATACGCATACTCGGCAAGCTCGGCCGCCCGGACATACTGTCGGAATTCCATGCACTTTTTGATGCGGAATCGCCCGCGGTGTGCTATGAGATCCTGCATGCTATGCTCCTCATCGGCGAGCCGATGAACGTCCGCGAGCTCGAGGACCGCATCATACGGCATAAGCGCGGCAACCTCTTCCTGAAGGATAAGCGCATCCTTGAAACGTTCGTTATTGTCGCGGCGCATCTGGGCGGCCGTGAGCGTGCGGATGTCCTCACGAAATACCGCTATTATCCGGAAAAGAAGATAGCGCTCCTTGCGGGGAACTATCTTTCGCTCATCGAGCTTGAGCGCGGCGTATTCGAGTCGGAGCGCCGTCGGGCGCGCTATCTTGAAGAGATGTTCACGCTCCTGACCATAGGGAATGCGGTGCCGGAAAAGCCCGCGGAAACACCGAAGCCGGAGCATCGCGAGAACGAGCACGAAGTGACCGAATGGGACATTGCGGCCACCGTGTTCTGCAGGAAATACCGCGACCGTATCCAGGACGATCTTACCGCGTTCATGAAGGCGCATGTGTTCCACTTCGAGAAATACGGGAGCGCCGTGCGTTTTGCCGTTGAGAACTGCGCGCGGCTTTCCATCCCGTATGTCAATGAGCTGCTATGGCAGGTGTACCTGAGCGCGGAGAACAAATATCTTCTCGCCGCCATCCTCGATTCGATCGTCATTGTCGATGTGTCATTCGCCGATAACATCTGCGTACGCCTTGCGGAGGAGATGGTCGATACCGATGCGAAAATGCTCTACGCGCGCATCCCGTATACGATCATACGCCTCAAGAAGGAGCGCTCCATCCGTGACCTTCTCGCGCTCGCCGCGCGTGAACTTCCGCCGGAAAAGGAGGAGACGGTGTTCCGCGCGCTCGCCGATGCGCTCGTGCACAAGGCGTACTATGCGCGGCTTTCGCCCGAGGATGCGGAGCGCGTGAACGCGGTGCTCGATGCCTCGGTGGAGGCGCGAACGCCCAAGGTCCGCGAGATCATCGCACAGATAGCGGCGGGGCTCACGCTGACATCGTATGCGCCGTTCATCATCGCCGAACACCGGCGCGATCCGCTCAATGTGTCGCTCATCACCGCGATGATCGATATGAACGATGGTGCGACCGATGCCGTGCTCGCTTCCCTCGCCGCCGATGAGCGTTATTTCAGCGCCGATGAGAATTATATCCTTACGCTCGTGTTCCAGCATTTCTGCGGCCACAGACTTCCGTCGCCGCCGATACCCTCGGCAGCGGTGGCAAAGCTCATGACGCTCTCGTCCCTCGCCCCGTCGTGCATAACCTATGCCGGCGTGTACGGAATGAAAGAGCTTATCCCGTCCCTCCGGGAGATGCTCGGTAAAACGGCCTATATCTCGGACCTGCGCATCATCGAGGCGCTCGGTATGATGCATGACGCGGAGTCGCTCCCGCTTTTCGCGCGCTATCTCTACCGGAACGACCGCTTG contains:
- the rdgB gene encoding RdgB/HAM1 family non-canonical purine NTP pyrophosphatase, producing MIPSVMFASRNAGKRSEIARLLTGVIPDVRMLDGAAPDVAETGETFFDNALLKARSAFSVYRMPSLADDSGLTVDALNGDPGVRSARYAGPNASDEDRVRTLLDAMRGFGHARRYAQFRCTLVLMLSDSLYASFEGIVHGRIMDSPRGKNGFGYDPIFVPNGYTRTFAEIEADEKNYLSHRGMAVLKCRRFLTRLQG
- a CDS encoding HEAT repeat domain-containing protein; its protein translation is MHIVRTYPNISSYRHFEEYVKELARDGGYNVVRGLTLLYRLVHFKEERILILRALIDCKKEKTLLETLVALSHTDDLDELIIILKGLYRFCDNIFFPRLCELIRSAKHADVLVHCIRILGKLGRPDILSEFHALFDAESPAVCYEILHAMLLIGEPMNVRELEDRIIRHKRGNLFLKDKRILETFVIVAAHLGGRERADVLTKYRYYPEKKIALLAGNYLSLIELERGVFESERRRARYLEEMFTLLTIGNAVPEKPAETPKPEHRENEHEVTEWDIAATVFCRKYRDRIQDDLTAFMKAHVFHFEKYGSAVRFAVENCARLSIPYVNELLWQVYLSAENKYLLAAILDSIVIVDVSFADNICVRLAEEMVDTDAKMLYARIPYTIIRLKKERSIRDLLALAARELPPEKEETVFRALADALVHKAYYARLSPEDAERVNAVLDASVEARTPKVREIIAQIAAGLTLTSYAPFIIAEHRRDPLNVSLITAMIDMNDGATDAVLASLAADERYFSADENYILTLVFQHFCGHRLPSPPIPSAAVAKLMTLSSLAPSCITYAGVYGMKELIPSLREMLGKTAYISDLRIIEALGMMHDAESLPLFARYLYRNDRLAVIAAAKAIDALSTADGFTELLNFCLQTNISDELKARVLSDATPVFDDALAAIGKIIEIAETAKHPSLVDTLIDLRLRIDIEDRIHQLKRDHGI